The Neodiprion lecontei isolate iyNeoLeco1 chromosome 2, iyNeoLeco1.1, whole genome shotgun sequence genome segment AGTGCATGCCGAACGTAGTCCTCCCAAAATGTCCAACACGGTTTTTTCTACGTCTCCTCTGTACGGAATTTCGACGGTCTTGCCCTCCGACGATCTGCGTTGAAAGAAAACTGATTACCAACTTAAATTCTTGGCAAAAATTACCGTCAGAAACTTTCAGAAATTTGTACGGATTTACTCTGTATGCGAATTTTCCGcagtttcttcgtttttctaaAATATCTCGTGACAAATTCTAataatgtgtaaaaattttgttggaacatttcaattttcatgcagGAAAACATCTGTGGCAGATATATGTAAAAGCCTTgatatttcttgaaaatttctgaaaagtaTTTGTACTTCtagttttattgaaaatatcgttTTACAGATAtaatcagaattttttttcccagcGTTTGagacaaattgaattttgaactgttgctaaaaaaattaattttcttttggAAATCCATTCCAATTTTACATAACGCGGTTCGGCTAAAAAATACTCAGGAACTCcagaactttatttttttctgaaattaatGCAATacgaatttctgaaaatatatgaatttttgaccTCGGACTCGATTTGGTTCAGAAACAGTCAGAAAGACAAAAATCAGAGTTTCCCagattttcaatcgaaaaagaagtttggaaaaaatctgaattatatccagaaatttattcaacttttaCCTTAAAGTTGACTTAGTCAGAAATAGTTAGACATTTAAAGATTAATGGAAAATGAAGTTCATAAAGGATGTGAGTTTTTTTCGGAAACTTTctggaattttttgaaataccTCCGAGGTTGCTAGGATGGATTATTTTGTGGACCGTTGttatcgcgatttttaaatctCACAAGAGCGTAAGTCTCGTATCGACCGGTGCATAGTGGCCCCAAATCCTTAGAAAATggcagttgaaaaaaaagtttccttgCGCATATACATAATAGTGAAAAGTTAACCGGTTTTGATTCTGCAAAATGGATACTTCTCCAAACAGTAAGtacaatttgaatattttaagCACGTCACAGAAGGCAGTTAAAAAAAAGGCGTCACAAAAAATATGCTGTCAGTTCACGAAGCGTTATTACTTGTAATAGAAAGTAAACTGTCTAAAAGTCAGTATTAAGTAATACGTTCTGTAAgcttaaaaaataatttcaaattttactcgtcttataaatatgaattaatTTCTGGAGTAAAGTGTTACTTCGaaaattcggaaatttttgTGACTGACAGTGGAGTCACAATTACACTTCAAACATTGCTAAACAATACAATTGAAAGAATATTAATCGTGTAATCGGACGTTATTAAAAGTCTTCTTGAAAACACAGTTGATAATTTAGAATTAATGTGCAAATGGGGATGCGATGGCACTTCTAACCAAAGCacttacaaataaaaatttagctATGATTACAGCGGTAAATCGGatgccaacattttttttgtttcacttgCGCCCTTGCAACTTTTTAATAAAGCAAATTCGCACGGTGTTATTTGGAGAAATCTACGTCCTTCGTCGCCAAGATTTTGTCGCCATATTAAAATTCAGTTTTGCGCGATATCGCCGAAGCAACTGGAATAGAAGTTGATTGTATCAAAGCGCAAGAGAGAAATCTTATGCCCTTTCACTGTAATAGACGGAAAAGAAGTTGACATCAATTTTAAACTATTGTCGACAATGTCAGACTACGTTCAAAGAATTTAAGGATATCCGACAAGGTTTTGCAAAAACCGATCAATGAAGATCACTTCGGGTTCGGAATATCGCCGGTATATACGGTTTTTCAAATGCTGCATGCATGTAAGTTATaagttggaaataaaaaagtatcaatcattttcatttcaggcAGATATAAAGCAATGGCACGGAGTCTACGAAATCGTAATGGTAAATTCATAGAATTtgtgccatttctttatttcagcGTAAAATGACAATGTTTTGAACTGTCTTGACACTCCacttcttcttgtttttttttttaatttcacaattaaaaaaaaaaatttcctacaatttttttttgttttcatttgttacCTTTGTTCGGTTATACTTTAGGActtcttggaaaaaaaaatgattacaagTATCTCGAAACATCATAAAACTAGGGAGCCCCAAAGTTTCGGAATCCCGAGTAACTGCTGCAGGGTCGACTGTACGGGAATCGAATCAGCAGCATCAAAAACCCCAAGAAACATATTACTATATATTTTGGTGAATAATCTGCTTGTACTAGTTTTGGTACGAAAACTGGAAAAAGCCTACCAGTTAAaccactgagagaaatttttagtttcggttaccgctcagtcttagactattttcattttttactacaattaaaaaatatagttttaggtacaaaatgaaaattaattttgtagctgttaccagaaagtctagtatccgttactattctttctcatcgtGATCActtgttactatatttttttgtaaattttgcgaaaatttacgTTAAaaccttatttaactaaaaaagtacagtaaacctaacaaactgattttgcgacGCAATTACCAAGAacggatcgacgatagcgcagaATGGTTatgcgtacctcgtttttcgtaattccaacaatattcaaacattttttttaacgataccagttgtactgaatttttctagttactataacaaatgaaacttttctcagtgccggttaaataaaataatgacaaTTTTGTCAGAGGATTGTCCGGAAATatggtatattatatattcctGCGCAATTTCTGAGGCTCTTTTTCCCTTACAACGTAAATGACGTTATTATTACCTGTACTCCGCGACTCCACCAGCGTGTTTTTGCATCGCGGTAGAGGAAGCCATGCCGTAGAAGAGCTTGAAACGTTTCCCTTCCTTCTCGATCGTCTCCCCACCGCATTGATCATGTCCTGCGAACATTCCACCGGCCATTACAAAATCGGCACCGGCGCCAAAGGCTTTGGCCAAATCTCCCGGGCAAGTGCATCCGCCGTCCTAAAACCGTGTCGTAATGTTATAGTCGCATTTTTGAGGCTTTGGCTGTGTATCGAGGATGAGTGTGCTGAGCCGTCTGAAAGTTAGCTTAGAAAACGAGACAAGACTCTGCAATATTTGCGCGAATGATAGTGAAGACGGATAGATTTCACATCCCTACTTTGTATTTGAAACGAATCTAAGAAAATGCGAAGAATAATATCAAGATTATGAGAACGGGTTTTATAATTACAATGGTTAAAACGATTATTAAACTCTGGTATTTTTgattcgattctaatgttTTTGGGCTTTATTTTAATCGCTTAACAGATTCCAACATATTGTCTGAAGAAACATTCAAGAAATCTTACATTATGGTGCAGATGGAATGTACAAACGTTGACGAATATTTGTTGTACTCTATAcgcagattaaaaaaaaaataaaacttttgaatTTACCAAATATGGTGATTAAATatggcgaaaaaatttttttattgatccAAATAAATATCGTTTCAATCAATGACCCAAATTACTGCTCTGATCACTTTGTTTTGTTGAGTAATGAAATAATGccttttatttgaataaaaaaaacattttgtttGCGGTATTTCGTAAATGTAACAAATCCTTTTTTGCGTGTACTTCcaaaaatctattttcatcTACTCTGGAgataaatgattttgaaaaattatttgaggCGGTCTCTACAGATCTATATGCAGACCAAAATATGCTGAAAGCGTtagaaatggttgaaaataacagaatttaatcattttgaacgTTGCAActaaaaaacttttcttcaaaTTGGTGATTTCTTATCTTGTGACCCGATCTTTCATTCGTGTTCACTATCATTGGAACAAACAACATTGCTGTAATGGAGTTCTTTGAAcgctttttgtttcttctcttAACTTATTTCATTCAATCGGTGTGGCTCATTGATTTCCCAAGGAAACGCACACTCGGACTCACAGAAATGATATGCCCGTTCAAACCATGGGCTGCATCTGCACACTCGATAACTGCACTTAATTGGGGATAACCAACTCCGGTTTTCATACGTGTTGTACACACTGAGCCTGGCCCAATTCCCACTTTGATCACGTCAGCCCCCGAGAGTATTAACTCTTCCACCATTTCTCCAGTTACAACATTGCCAGCCTGTTGAAACATGTTGCATTATGAGTCCTACCAGGTTTAAAAGATTCGAACAACTGCAGAAAAATCTTATGATTTCTTACACGTTGGGCCTCAAAAGTTCAGAAAAACCCTTACTTAATTTATGGATAGCACCTAACTCCATTTTTCACTAatcgtcatttttcattcttccaAATGTTCAAACATCGGAAAACTCGAGTAATATTCTCCTAAGCGACAACTCATGCAATAGGACTGTTGAACAATTACTTGATTCTGGGTCAAAGATAAGAATTCtttataaacaaataacaaGGAATGCGCAATGTTTGTTATTACGCGAAATGGAGTGCAGATTATTCAAGTTAAAAACCAAgagcttatttttttttcaaacgtgtCATGTATTATTGTACGCTTctgcgaatgaaattttctttatgTATTGAGTCTTGTCACTGTGTGACTTGCATATATTAACTTAAAAAATACGCATTCTGACATGATTCTAATTTGTGAAAGCATATTTTTTGGAATATCCGTAATCAGAATTTCTACATACTTAGGAGTAATAATATGCAGAAGAACAATGGTCGAAACAATTTTCTCCCTCGGTAGCAACATTACGATTAATCGTTTATAACACAGCTTGATGTCCGATGGTGACAGTACAAGTAGCTAACAAATAACCGTTTCACAATCAGTTGTACGCATCATCCTGTACAACTATTTGCGATTATTTGCTTGTTCTCTTGGTGGGAAGGGTTCTTTGAAATCAATCGGAGCGCGTACGATAAATCATTTTAAGCAGTACATGCAGTTTTTGCAACTGTAGCTAGTGGCGAAGTAATGTGGAATACTGAATGTTATTGAGATTGTTATCACGTTAGTACCGACAGTAAGAGCAATGAGAAAAGAGATTGTGACGAGTAAATGAAgcaaattattgttaaatattgTTACATTCCATGCAATCTCGAGTATAAATTTACCGACTTACAATTATTGTGTGATTTGGATAGGCGAATCGGACTTTCCTCACAAACTCAACAAAGTGCTGAGAATACCCATTAGCAACATCTAagcaaatgaaagaaatttctgGGACGGAATTTACGATACTTGAGAGCCGCTCAAAGTCTTCTTGCCCTGTTCCTGAACTAACAGCGATGTTATTAATACAACCTGGATTACGAGCTGCAAAATCTTTCCATTCCTCGGCTGTGTAGTATTTGTGAACAGTTGTAAATATTCCGTGCTGGAAAAcgaaatcgaataaatttttagaattattatattattaataaaaattgtttacattTCACCTTCAAGTATATAGCTGAGTTTTCAGAAATACGACACGTGAACGAGATTGATTGATCAAGGCCGGAAAAAAGTAACAGAATGACAAATACCATTTCATTACGAGTGTTGCGATagcgaaataattttgtatgCAATTTTACTTCCAGTTTCAACTGGCGATTGTTAGTTAAATAGTCTGCTATAAGTAGGCTAAACTATCGCAGGTGTTTTTACACTTTGATCAATGTTCAGTGTTAATATTTAGTGTTTATCTATTACAAGGTTGCCAATAATTGTACAAAACACTCCATAAAACAATCGGCAAATTATTCTTACGAATGATACAATTTTCCGAGCATCGAATACGTTCGGCAAGCCAAGTTTTTGAACAGTTTTCTGTATATTTCTACTCATCGTGTTTAGCAACGAagtatttaattcaatttttcgcaTCTTTCAAACCTGTGACAGCGCTTTGGCCATCTCAAAAGTCCCAATGGTATCCATATTAGATGCCATCACGGGAATGCCCTTATACGTGCGTttagaatttcgaaatttcatcTCTCTGTAAAGATCAACCTGTATTGAAAATGAGTAATAAGAAATTAGTGAATGGATCTTATATTTTGCAAGTagaatagacatttttcaatgtaaaaCATGGTTGATGCGCTTGTTAATATATCTAATCAATACTGCTTAACACCGTTTCAGGTTGccattattaaattttttattgttgttcaaTACTGATAAGCATTGTTGAAGTTGATACAATATTTTCACTGCGCATTTTCATGACACAATTCATGCTGTAGAATCGAGTTAACTACCCTTGACTCTATTTCGTACATTCCGTACCGTATCAGACATTGTTCttgacattatttttttcgcagGCATGAAGGAAACAGAGGTAATACGAAAACTGACGAAATTAGCAAGTTGGATATTTTTTCTAGTGGAAATGGAATAGAACTTATTGCCAGATTACTTATTTAAAAGATTTCTTAACTTTTTGTGAATAGTAATTTGCGTGGGTTGCGATATTCTATCAGTCGTGCAAAAATGTTAACGCtgcggaattttttcaaggtaATTGTCGTATAGTTGTATGTATCAAAATTAGCTCATATTTCAACGGTAACTGTATTCTAGGTAAAATTATACTAGCGAAAAAAGACTTACGTCCGATCTGCTTTTGAGTGTGCTTCTTTTTGGACGCAATAATACATCCTTAAAGTCTAGTTTTATGTCGTTTATTATGTTCGGCATATTGTATAgtagtataaattttttaaattctaacAGTGCTATCAATTTCGAAGCAGACGACGTACTTCGGTCTCCCCGAACTCTGTCAAGCTGCTTTGCGGACTGAAGCAGCAGCCGAGTAGCGAATGACTATTCGAGCACTTTCTTGtcatacaaaaattttcattggttTGCTCGACAGCGCTCCGATATTGGGTGCTAACCATGTACTTATACagatagactgagcgctcTTGTGAGCCGCATGAAGCAAACATTTAAAGGACAGAAATATGCCAGGAGTACTCCTTGCTCTCTCTCGCcgattgaaaagagagagCGGTACTCCCGCTATATCTCTGTCCTTTCTATGTAATTGTCAGTGCCTCTTATGGAagcgctcagtctatcttCATAAATCTATGGTGCTAACCATGGAGTAGTGTCCTAATCACTACTGCTAACCATGTGCCTAAGGGTGCTATTTCATGAGTAGTAAAAAGCAGTAGTGGTTTAGTAACTTACTAGTTTTTACTAGCATCAGTCTGATAATTTTACGCAGCAGCAGCGCTGCTCATGAAACGGGTCGTGGCTTCTTGTGATCTTGTGGCTTGTCGCTCGAGAAACTGAACTGCGAGCAGCAGAAACTTGCGCCGGAAGTGATAGGGGAAAActgctactgctgctgctttTTACTGCTCATGAAATAGCACCCTAACGCTGAGACTAAAATTAAACGTACCCAAAGGTCAGGTCTGCGTTCCGGTATTCGCTGGTAGCACGGCAGATAATTTTCGAATGCACTCTCCGTATTTCCACCTGCCGATAAGTGCACGTTGCGTAGAAATTTAACCAGTTGTATCCGATACGGTAGAAAAGAATTCTATATTTCTGAACTAGACTAacaccaacatttttttttgacaatagCATAactatgattttttattttgatgcTAATTTTGTGCCTAAACCTCGATTTTGGTACTCCAAACCTTTCAGAAATATGTATGGTCAACTATTAGGTTCGCGAAACATTGGATCGACCAAGAAAGTTTATGGCGAATGAATTCAGATATTGTattaaaacgaaaatcaaaatttggtGCTATTTTTGTACTCCGACTCCAATTTTTGTGCTTCAACTCTTTCCGAAATATGCGTGGTAGGCTTATGGAAACCAGGACCGACCGCTCAAGTGCTTTGAGAATAGACAAGTACGAATTTGAACCAGCCATCCCTCTAGTAAAAAAAGCACCCTCAAGATTAGAGTACAAAATAAACACACTTCATACTACTGCAAATGTCATAAAAGACATCCTTTGTCGATACAAGTTTGTTACATTATGTTCGAGCAACATAATTGGACCAACCCTTAATGAAAAAATCCACTCCTTAGATACGAAAGTGAAGACGGTTAAAAGACTTGCATATCATTTATTGATGCGCCACCCCTCAGAGCGAGGATCCGATGGGGAATTTTTGAATCTCAAGTGAAGTTGCTCTAGTTTTCGAGCAATCGAATCCAAATAATTTTGTACTCCCAAAATATTAAgtcattcattttcatttttaacccGTCAGAGCTGAAACTTTGTAGAACCATCCCACACGAAATAGTATCTCTAATGGAAGTACGATGGATATCTATGATGGATATGCGATACCTCTATTAGACATCCATTTCAATCGAAATGAAGTACAATAGAGCTCTGTCTGAGAGCTTTTTCTCTCAAAcgtcttttttcaattttagggTAGAAATATTCAGTAAAGAATGAAACGCTGATAAAATAGACATGTTCATGGCATAcattatattcaatttattaagaacCTAAGTCTCAAACCGTGCACCAAATTAAATTTCCCGCGGAGAATTTGTCCCAAGTTTGTTTCATTCCTCCGTCCACTCAAAACCTCTGCCGTCGCTCCAATGGTTTCACTCGGTGCCCGGAAAAAGGGTACCTGTCCACTATCAATTTGGTGTAGAGATTAGTGACCCAGATGGATAGTGCAGTGACGGATATTATTATGACTATGAACTAACCAtctatttaaatttttgtgtATCGCCGGATAGACGCCGTACACCCTCCATGACGGCCCAAATTCATTTGAGGCAATTCATTTCAGCCAAATTCAGAAACCAGTTTTTGATACCAACAAGTCACTCATATACAACTTATGTATTTGTAAGCCTGAGAAAcataaacaatattttcatcgcCACCAAAAAGGGATACACAAAGGCTGATacagaaaatcaatttttcatgcttTATTTTACGTTAAATTTTTGCGGTTTATTTAAGGTCAGTGGATTTTTATCGGCAAAGTaagattttttcacaatgaaATAGTATTTGCACATATtagtttaaaattgaaaaacatacgattgttcagaaatttattGCTACATGGCCCGGAGAGTTACTGATATTTGTCTACTTTATTATATACCTGAGGCAGACTCCGTGTTCACTATTAGGAATTTCGAGTGCGAGAGAATGTATTCCCGAC includes the following:
- the LOC107225201 gene encoding GMP reductase 1 isoform X1 → MPNIINDIKLDFKDVLLRPKRSTLKSRSDVDLYREMKFRNSKRTYKGIPVMASNMDTIGTFEMAKALSQHGIFTTVHKYYTAEEWKDFAARNPGCINNIAVSSGTGQEDFERLSSIVNSVPEISFICLDVANGYSQHFVEFVRKVRFAYPNHTIIAGNVVTGEMVEELILSGADVIKVGIGPGSVCTTRMKTGVGYPQLSAVIECADAAHGLNGHIISDGGCTCPGDLAKAFGAGADFVMAGGMFAGHDQCGGETIEKEGKRFKLFYGMASSTAMQKHAGGVAEYRSSEGKTVEIPYRGDVEKTVLDILGGLRSACTYTGAARLQELPRRATFIRCTQQLNTVYGPPN
- the LOC107225201 gene encoding GMP reductase 1 isoform X2, with translation MVFVILLLFSGLDQSISFTCRISENSAIYLKHGIFTTVHKYYTAEEWKDFAARNPGCINNIAVSSGTGQEDFERLSSIVNSVPEISFICLDVANGYSQHFVEFVRKVRFAYPNHTIIAGNVVTGEMVEELILSGADVIKVGIGPGSVCTTRMKTGVGYPQLSAVIECADAAHGLNGHIISDGGCTCPGDLAKAFGAGADFVMAGGMFAGHDQCGGETIEKEGKRFKLFYGMASSTAMQKHAGGVAEYRSSEGKTVEIPYRGDVEKTVLDILGGLRSACTYTGAARLQELPRRATFIRCTQQLNTVYGPPN